The nucleotide sequence AAATCCGAATTTGCCAGGATGCCGTCCGATATTAATTCGTTCTTCAATGATTTCAAATCCAAACATCCAGATAGCTATAATTACGATGACGTAATCGTAATCGGCGCGTCGATAGGGGCCAATACCGCCGCGATACTCTTGAAAGAAAACTGGGTCAGCCGTTCGGTTTTATTATCGCCTGGAAAAGATTATCGAGGGCTTATACCTGGTGATGTCCTGCATCAGAAAGAACTGACCAAACCGATTTATATCGCCGCCGCCACCGATGATACCTATTCGTCCGAATCGAGCCAGTGGCTGTTTGATAATTATAACGGACCAAAAGTATTCAAAAAATACCCCGGCCAGGATCACGGAACCGACATTCTGCATAACGTTCCCAACGCCGATAAAGAACTGTTGGAGTGGTTGAAGGGAAAGTAGTTCGGCGGCAATTGAATACGCATATACGATCCAACACATTCACATATTTTAATCTCCTAACCCTAAAAATTGAAATGACATTTGGTGCGCGGCAGATGTGGAAACTGCCGTCGAAAATGGGTTTGTTTCCTCAGATTAACGTTTTGGGTCATATCAACAGGCGAAAGCCTGTTTTCAGCTGTCGCGCGGCAAGGCATATCATTGCGACATAGTATAAGTTTCCCTAATACCTGACTCGCTTCACTCCTTTCGGAATTTCGCTCTCGAGAATGACAGGCGAAAGCCTGTTTCCAGCTGTCGCGTAGTCTAACTGATATTAGTGGCAAAAGTTTAGTCATTTATCTCTTTCTAGTTTTTCAGTAGGTCAGCATTCCGAGCAGAGACCCGAAAGGGTCGATGCGAGAAACCCGACAAAAGGCTGTATTTATCATTGCGAGCGAGTGAAATGAGCGTGGCAATCTGTGGCTTAGAGTTATCCACATTTACATTTCTGAAAATTCCTCGTATGTGAATGTTTCCGTATGACTTACAGTGAATTGGGTTCGTTTTGTCCTTTTTCGTACTTCGCAAAAGACTACTTTGCCATTTATAATTATCGCTCTGTCGTAGACACATTTCATTCTATAAAAGCGGATGATTTCAGAAAATGCGTTGGATTTGTTGATTATTTGTAATCGTTTAAGCGGGATTCCGCCGGTCATGCAAAGTAAAATCAGCAGACAAACCCAAAAATCCCCACCCAATGGGTAGGATGCAAAGTTATCATTGATGTTCTCCGGCAGGCATCACTAAAGTGTCAAGGCTCCATTTGGGGACACCGACCAGATTCTCAAGTAGTGATCATCTGAAAGTTCCGAAGCGAGTTCCGTCCTAATTGTCATTTCCGTGATGTCTCCACAGCTTTCAATAAAAATCTTGCTCCTTTTTGCGAGCAACTGATCGTTAATTAGATGGCACTCTCCCCGCGATAAATAATAGATACTGCAAAGACCGTTTTGCTCATTTGAAAGGTACGAGTTCATTTCTTGGTCAGAAACATATACAAACAAGCGAACTAGTTTCCTATCTTCTTCTTGCGGCTTGAAACATGCAAGCCTGGATAGATCCTTGATCAACCGTCCCGCCAGTTGCGTTCGATTAGCGTTCTGTCCCGACGGTATCTGACGGTAGTACTTGAATTCAATGACATATTTATCCCCGTTATTTCCGGATATGTACGTGTCAACTTCTGCCCCTTCTATGGCGTTGTGAGGAAGCTCTAATACTACATTATGAGGTAATATTGTGGTCCTCTCCGTCAAAGCTGCGTAAAAAGTGTATCTAACTGAATCCTCAGTGGTGTATACTTTCATTGTAAACCGTTCATTCAACAGTTCTTCAAAACGTTCGAATGCTTTTATTAACATATTCTCCATCTTTGTCCTTTCACTAATGGCCGGTCGCCCATTGTCCGGCCGGGTGCCGGACGCCTTAGACGTGGGAGTAGTTCAATCGGCTTTCAAGTTCGGTAATTTGTATTCTCCCGGTTCTATATCCCAAGAATCATCTATAAAAATTTTCCACCTAATGGGTGGGGTACAGTACCTATGTTCCCGTCCGTTCAAATTTCTATCTCCCAAGAACCATCTATAAAAAATTTCCACCCAATGGGCCTGTTGAAAAAACCTTGAAATGATCTTCAGCCTAAGGAATGGGGAGACATTTCGAATCGTAAGTTCTTGACACACAGCAGGTCACAATTTTGTTTTCACAAAATCAAGACCCGCCGCAACTCTTGGCAGTGGTTTTTCAACACGCCCTGAAGACTTGGGGCACCCGGGATCAAATAATATTAATCTTTCGGACAAGTTGATCTACAATCTTGAGCAAAGAACGAATTGTCTAAATCAACATCTTCATACCAAAGAGATGTTATACCGACGAAGACACCTATCCCAAAACCGCCAAGCCATATTGCATTTTCAGAGTAATTAACATTTGCCAAATCCAGTAAGAGCATACTGCCTATGGCAACTCCAAGGCTAGCAAGACCATTTTTGAGGAGATCTCTTTTCCCAATTTGAAGACGTTTTATTTCGCTCCTCGTTACCTCCATATAATGTTCGCGACGGCATATACTCAAGGATTCACTCGACAATGCTACGTAACGACCTTTAATCTTTCTTCCACTAATTGTCGTGATCTTTAATATATCCCTACATTGTACCACATATGTTCGCCATCTGCCCATTGATTGATTCGAACTGTTTTCTGATTTTGTTACCGTAGTCAAACCCAAATTTTGCCGCGGCATGACTTTTGGTACGAAACACTCTATAACGTTTACATTTTTATGATTTTTATTTATACCCGAATTTTTGTCTGCAATACATTGCCCCCAAGATACATTTGATATTGTGAGGGAAATGCAAAAGCAAATTAATAAGTAATTCCGCCCTATAGAGTTAACCACATTTCTCCCCCGCCATATGCTACGCATACCTACCTCCTTTGCTAAACATTAGTTATTTATGCCTACTGGTGACCCATTGTTCCCGCAACATCAACTTTATTTATGGCAAGAGCCTGTTGGGCTCCTTCCCTATAATTTTTATTCACTAACCTACCTAATCAAGAACACTTCTTATCATGCTGGATATAATCCCGATTGAGAATAAAATCGAGCCGAGGTTGTGGAGGAGATATCCGCCGGAGCGGAACCATTCTTTTTTGCCGGAAAACGGTATGAATGAAAAACCATTGCGCCAACCAGGATGTTTATCGCTGTGTAGTGCTGCTGATATGACAAGTACCAATAATCCCAGTATCATCCCGCCGGAAGTATAAAGTAATATCGTGTGCATATTTTCCTATCTTCAAAGCATCGCGCTTCGCGCGATTGTCAGGAGCGCAGGGCTCCTGACCTACTGTTATAAGTTGGCTCACGAGGCCAACACCAACTACTAATAATCTTCGGCAAGAACCTGTTGGGGTTTTTCCCTTCAATACTTCTCCGTCAGGTCACACCCGCCTTCGGCGTCCAAGACCTGACGGAACGAAGAACATTCTATTTCTTTCCATGAAAGAGGTATCCGATATTCACACTTGGGCAAAGAAAGTTGTTTCGTTTATCTTCATAAACATTAACCTGCTTTACCGATGATAATTCGAGATTTATTGTCAGATGATTTTTGACTAATATTGACGTCCCTATATTTGTAATTATTCCCCAGCCCCACTCTCTTTTTTCCCGGACTTGGGCTCGCACACCGAAAACGGGATTTACGGAAGCGTATAGATTAACTGAATTGAATTTTGTAAACCAAAAACTAAACGGCATACCTGCCCCGCCGCCTTCCAAGCTCCCATCTCCAAATACCAACGCGGCCGTAGGCGAAATGCTTAACTTATAATTTGGGGAATTTTTTACAATGGCCATTGTTCCAAATGAAAAGCCAAATCTATCGTCACGGCGGTTTTC is from Candidatus Zixiibacteriota bacterium and encodes:
- a CDS encoding alpha/beta fold hydrolase; translated protein: MIKDLGKLIVIGVVLFFAGFFLKSVGVSESTATGAEDHHMTLKLSDGLILHAWLSEAIVDTTNKTTKPGLALLLPMMSKTYKSYAPFTAKINELGYATLAFDMRGHGQSTQVGDKEISYSSMDKSEFARMPSDINSFFNDFKSKHPDSYNYDDVIVIGASIGANTAAILLKENWVSRSVLLSPGKDYRGLIPGDVLHQKELTKPIYIAAATDDTYSSESSQWLFDNYNGPKVFKKYPGQDHGTDILHNVPNADKELLEWLKGK